Proteins encoded by one window of Erythrobacter sp.:
- a CDS encoding FHIPEP family type III secretion protein, protein MMVLPIPTLLLDMFFVFNIALSIGVLMAALNAKKPLDFSSFPSVLLFATLLRLSLNVASTRVVLVSGHEGTAAAGHVIESFAAFLVAGNFAVGLFVFVILLIINMVVITKGAGRVSEVSARFTLDALPGKQMAIDADIAAGLMTGDEARARRAEVATEADFYGAMDGASKFVKGDAIAALLILFVNIIAGFGLGMIAHGLSAGEAAEVYITLAVGDALVAQVPSLLLSIAAAAIVTRVSDTSDLVGQIGRQFGAPSSWLPVALVLGAMGLVPAMPQMIFLPAAALAFWLYRTLRRRMDAAAVVVQVVEPEEPQRIAVSDVSDRTLVTLELGYGLVHLVDEARGSPLVARITGVRKQLSQGFGFVVPQFRIRDSLDLPANCWRVLLGGVELARAEGQPDGLLAIDTGGLAETLTRAHGVPGEATTDPSFGCPALWIRQADRDHAISEGFLVVDVPTVIATHVNQLLAPRGDLLLGPEEVRSLLDGLREDVPGLVEAVHPDPLSLAAVTRLLRALLADGISLGHPVPILSSLALGLQTTKDFDMLVDHVRADLGGWMVGQICAPNKPLGVLTLDAGLEGAILGGMRDPATGQPVIEPDCARMIGEAVAGHLAAQDKQRGLALIVQPPARRALAALLRQRAPSCLVLSINELPPTQPVEVVAVIGGQAALPDHSQPEVLAA, encoded by the coding sequence ATGATGGTGCTGCCGATCCCGACGCTGCTGCTCGACATGTTCTTCGTCTTCAATATCGCACTGTCGATCGGGGTGCTGATGGCGGCGCTGAATGCGAAGAAGCCGCTCGACTTCTCCTCCTTCCCCTCGGTGCTGCTGTTCGCCACGCTGTTGCGGCTGTCGCTCAACGTCGCATCCACCCGCGTGGTGCTGGTCAGCGGGCACGAAGGGACGGCGGCGGCGGGTCATGTGATCGAGAGCTTCGCCGCCTTCCTGGTGGCGGGCAATTTCGCCGTCGGGCTGTTCGTCTTCGTCATCCTGCTGATCATCAACATGGTGGTGATCACCAAGGGCGCGGGGCGGGTGTCCGAAGTTTCGGCGCGCTTCACGCTCGACGCCTTGCCCGGCAAGCAGATGGCGATCGACGCCGATATCGCGGCGGGCCTGATGACCGGGGACGAAGCTCGCGCCCGCCGCGCGGAAGTGGCGACCGAGGCGGATTTCTACGGCGCGATGGATGGCGCGAGCAAGTTCGTGAAGGGCGATGCGATTGCCGCGCTGCTGATCCTGTTCGTCAACATCATCGCCGGTTTCGGGCTGGGGATGATTGCGCACGGATTGTCGGCAGGCGAGGCGGCGGAAGTCTATATCACGCTGGCCGTGGGCGATGCGCTGGTGGCGCAGGTGCCATCGCTGCTGCTTTCGATTGCCGCTGCCGCCATCGTCACTCGCGTGTCGGACACAAGCGATCTCGTCGGGCAGATCGGGCGGCAGTTCGGCGCGCCTTCGAGCTGGCTGCCGGTGGCGCTGGTGCTCGGCGCGATGGGGCTGGTTCCGGCGATGCCGCAGATGATCTTCCTGCCCGCTGCTGCGCTGGCCTTCTGGCTCTATCGCACCTTACGCAGGCGAATGGATGCCGCCGCAGTTGTGGTCCAGGTGGTTGAGCCGGAGGAGCCGCAGCGCATTGCCGTCAGCGATGTCAGCGACCGCACGCTGGTGACGCTCGAACTGGGTTACGGGCTGGTGCATCTGGTGGACGAGGCGCGCGGTTCGCCGCTGGTCGCGCGGATCACCGGGGTGCGCAAGCAGTTGAGCCAGGGCTTCGGCTTCGTCGTGCCGCAATTCCGCATCCGCGATTCGCTCGATCTGCCTGCCAATTGCTGGCGTGTGCTGCTCGGCGGGGTGGAACTGGCGCGCGCCGAGGGTCAGCCCGATGGCTTGCTGGCGATCGATACCGGCGGGTTGGCCGAAACTTTAACGCGCGCGCACGGAGTGCCGGGTGAAGCGACGACCGATCCCAGTTTCGGCTGCCCGGCGCTGTGGATTCGGCAGGCGGACCGCGATCACGCGATTTCCGAGGGTTTCCTCGTGGTCGATGTGCCCACCGTGATCGCCACCCACGTCAACCAGCTGCTCGCCCCGCGCGGCGATCTGCTGCTCGGCCCGGAGGAAGTGCGCAGCCTGCTCGATGGCCTGCGCGAGGATGTGCCGGGGCTGGTCGAGGCAGTGCATCCCGATCCGCTCTCGCTGGCGGCGGTCACCCGGCTGCTGCGCGCGCTGCTGGCGGACGGGATATCGCTCGGCCATCCGGTGCCGATCCTGTCCAGCCTCGCGCTGGGCCTCCAGACCACCAAGGATTTCGACATGCTAGTCGATCACGTTCGCGCCGATCTGGGCGGCTGGATGGTCGGACAGATTTGCGCGCCCAACAAGCCGCTCGGCGTTCTGACGCTCGATGCCGGACTGGAAGGCGCGATCCTTGGCGGGATGCGCGATCCGGCCACTGGCCAGCCGGTGATCGAGCCCGATTGCGCGCGAATGATCGGCGAAGCGGTGGCAGGACATCTGGCTGCGCAGGACAAGCAACGCGGCCTCGCCCTGATTGTCCAGCCGCCCGCGCGCCGCGCGCTTGCCGCGCTGCTGCGCCAGCGTGCGCCTTCGTGCCTGGTGCTCTCCATCAACGAACTGCCGCCAACCCAGCCGGTGGAAGTCGTCGCCGTGATCGGCGGTCAGGCGGCCTTACCCGACCATTCCCAACCAGAGGTGCTCGCCGCATGA
- a CDS encoding sigma-70 family RNA polymerase sigma factor, whose product MKHDHAQFAAAAYGAQDIVADRVRRFVPMVRKAAWHIHGGSRDGLEIEDLMQAGFIALTECARNHAGPGEDGFAAYAKIRVRGAMFDVIRKAMPESRGAVARRRKADAAQERLRQLLGREPAAGELAAELGIAPGDLGAFLIEEVQLTSMDAAYDDSNSAFASADPDPFTLLCEMEDGERLGTAMERLPARLQLVLQLYFVEELNLTEIAAVLEVSVPRVHQLKAEALVKLRDIMTSE is encoded by the coding sequence ATGAAGCACGATCACGCCCAATTCGCTGCTGCCGCCTACGGGGCGCAGGATATCGTCGCAGACCGGGTCCGCCGCTTCGTGCCGATGGTGCGCAAAGCGGCGTGGCATATCCACGGCGGTAGCCGCGACGGACTGGAAATCGAGGACCTGATGCAGGCGGGTTTCATCGCGCTCACGGAATGCGCGCGCAATCACGCGGGGCCGGGCGAGGACGGGTTCGCCGCTTATGCCAAGATCCGCGTGCGCGGGGCGATGTTCGATGTGATCCGCAAGGCGATGCCCGAAAGCCGGGGCGCGGTGGCAAGGCGGCGCAAGGCGGACGCTGCGCAGGAGCGGCTGCGGCAACTGCTCGGGCGCGAACCTGCGGCGGGCGAACTGGCAGCTGAACTGGGCATAGCGCCCGGCGATCTGGGCGCCTTCCTAATCGAGGAAGTTCAGCTCACTTCTATGGATGCCGCCTATGATGACAGCAATTCCGCCTTCGCCAGCGCCGACCCCGACCCGTTCACATTGCTATGCGAAATGGAGGACGGCGAACGGCTTGGCACAGCGATGGAGCGCTTGCCCGCGCGGCTGCAACTCGTGTTGCAACTCTACTTCGTCGAAGAACTGAACCTCACCGAAATCGCGGCCGTGCTCGAAGTCTCGGTCCCGCGAGTCCACCAGTTGAAGGCCGAAGCGCTGGTGAAGCTGAGGGACATAATGACTTCCGAGTGA
- a CDS encoding transglycosylase SLT domain-containing protein, which produces MSDRIEGAGAASQPSPTQAAIAQAAERTGVDFSYLLAQARIESGLNPSAQARTSSASGLFQFIDQTWLSTLDRHGEALGYGEAASAIDSSGGRARVTDPAMRASIMALRFDPQAASMMAGALANDNRAALLPVLGREPDASELYLAHFLGAGGAREFLGALSSAPEQSAASILPAAARANRAIFYERSGAPRSVGEVMQVIRDRVERAMEAGPAGSVPFAPPPTSGTPASGPYRRTPFAPFNAPSLPRHAPAPLPSMAQTLQASFGLDRADPATPGLTHVRSAYARLEAFGL; this is translated from the coding sequence ATGAGCGACAGGATTGAAGGTGCCGGGGCGGCCAGCCAGCCATCGCCGACGCAGGCCGCTATCGCGCAGGCCGCCGAGCGCACCGGGGTCGATTTCTCCTATCTTCTGGCTCAGGCGCGGATTGAGTCCGGGCTTAATCCCTCGGCGCAGGCGCGCACGAGCAGCGCCAGCGGGCTGTTCCAGTTTATCGACCAGACCTGGCTTTCGACGCTCGACCGGCACGGTGAAGCGCTCGGTTATGGCGAGGCCGCCAGCGCTATCGACAGCAGTGGCGGGCGGGCGCGGGTGACCGATCCGGCCATGCGTGCCTCGATCATGGCATTGCGCTTCGATCCGCAGGCGGCATCGATGATGGCGGGCGCCTTGGCCAACGACAATCGCGCCGCGCTGCTGCCGGTGCTGGGGCGCGAACCCGATGCCAGCGAGCTGTACCTCGCGCATTTCCTCGGCGCGGGCGGCGCGCGCGAATTCCTCGGCGCGCTCAGTTCCGCGCCGGAACAGTCGGCCGCGAGCATCCTTCCCGCAGCCGCGCGCGCCAACCGGGCGATTTTCTACGAACGTTCGGGCGCGCCCCGCTCCGTGGGCGAAGTGATGCAGGTGATCCGAGACCGGGTGGAGCGGGCGATGGAAGCCGGACCTGCGGGCTCGGTGCCCTTCGCGCCGCCTCCCACTTCGGGAACCCCAGCAAGCGGACCATACCGCCGCACCCCCTTCGCCCCGTTCAACGCGCCGAGCCTGCCGCGCCATGCCCCCGCGCCGTTGCCGTCGATGGCGCAGACCTTGCAGGCCAGCTTCGGGCTTGATCGTGCCGATCCCGCTACCCCCGGCTTGACCCATGTCCGCAGCGCCTATGCCCGGCTGGAGGCGTTCGGCCTGTGA
- a CDS encoding FAD-binding protein: protein MTALVFAEHHGGQIADATLATVTAAAKLGGDVHVLVAGGDDAAGAADIAAKIAGVAKVLLAQDAAYAHGLAENVAPLIVSLMAKEGEGYDAVLAPATTTGKNVLPRVAALLDVMQVSDIISVEGPKSFKRPIYAGNAVATVESSDPKLVITVRTTTFDKASPEGGSASVESVSGAGSAGLSEFVRLDAVKSERPELTSAGIIVSGGRALKDAATFESTITPLADKLGAAIGASRAAVDAGYVPNDYQVGQTGKIVAPNVYIAIGISGAIQHLAGMKDSKVIVAINKDADAPIFQVADIGLVADLFTAVPELTEKL from the coding sequence ATGACCGCACTCGTTTTTGCCGAACACCACGGCGGGCAGATCGCCGATGCGACGCTCGCCACTGTCACTGCCGCTGCCAAGCTGGGCGGCGACGTGCATGTCCTCGTCGCAGGGGGCGATGATGCCGCCGGGGCTGCCGATATCGCCGCGAAGATCGCGGGGGTGGCGAAGGTGCTGCTCGCGCAGGATGCCGCCTATGCGCATGGCCTCGCCGAGAATGTCGCGCCGCTGATCGTTTCGCTGATGGCCAAAGAAGGCGAAGGCTACGACGCGGTGCTCGCGCCTGCGACCACCACCGGCAAGAACGTGCTGCCGCGCGTGGCCGCGCTGCTCGACGTGATGCAGGTGAGCGACATCATCAGCGTCGAAGGCCCGAAGAGTTTCAAGCGCCCGATCTATGCCGGGAATGCCGTCGCAACGGTCGAGAGCAGCGATCCCAAGTTGGTCATCACCGTGCGCACCACCACTTTCGACAAGGCCTCGCCCGAAGGCGGCTCGGCCAGCGTCGAGAGCGTCTCTGGCGCAGGCAGCGCCGGGCTCTCCGAATTCGTTCGACTCGACGCGGTGAAGAGCGAGCGCCCAGAACTGACCAGCGCCGGGATCATCGTGTCGGGCGGCCGCGCGCTCAAGGATGCGGCGACGTTTGAATCGACAATCACGCCCCTCGCCGACAAGCTGGGCGCCGCCATCGGTGCCAGCCGTGCGGCGGTGGATGCGGGTTATGTCCCCAACGATTACCAGGTCGGCCAGACCGGCAAGATCGTCGCCCCCAACGTCTATATCGCCATCGGCATTTCCGGGGCGATCCAGCATCTGGCGGGGATGAAGGATTCCAAGGTGATCGTGGCGATCAACAAGGATGCCGATGCGCCGATCTTCCAGGTCGCCGATATCGGGCTGGTGGCGGACCTGTTCACTGCCGTTCCGGAGCTGACCGAGAAGCTTTAG